A window of Stenotrophomonas indicatrix genomic DNA:
GCGGCCGGCACTACCGTTTGCCGATCAGGCGGCGTCCGGCAACCGGAAGAACGCACGCGTGGCAGCCGTGGCGTTTGCCGCCGTGGTCTGCACATCCTCGCCACGGTCCCGCGCCAGCTCTTCCACGATGTGCGACAGGAACACCGGTTCGTTGCGGCGATCCTTCGGCATCGGCTTCAAGGTGCGCGGCAGCAGGTACGGTGCGTCGGTCTCGATCATCAACCGGTTGGCCGGAATGTTCTTCACCAGCTCGCGCAGGTGGCCACCGCGTCGCTCGTCGCACAGCCAGCCGGTGATGCCGATGTACCAGTCCTGGTCGAGATAATCGAACAGCTCCTGGCGCTCGCCGGTGAAGCAGTGCACCACGGCCGGACCGATGCGGCCTTCGAAATTCTTCATCTGCGCCATGAAATCGGCATGCGCGTCGCGCTGGTGCAGGAACAGCGGCTTGCCATTGTCTGCGGCCAGCTGCAGCTGGCGCTCGAACGCGCGATGCTGCGCCGGGCGCGGCGAGAAATCACGGAAGTAGTCCAGCCCGCACTCTCCCACCGCCACCACTTCGGCATGGGCGTGCAGTGCGCGCATCTCCGCATCGCACTCGTCGGTGTACTCCACCGCGTGGTGCGGGTGCACGCCGGCAGTGGCGTACAGGAAGCCCGGGTGCTGCTGCGCCAGCTGCAGGGCCAGCGGCGAATGCTCGCGGCTGGCACCGGTGATGATCATCTGCACCACACCGGCCTGGCGTGCGCGGCCCAGCACGGCGTCGCGGTCGCGGTCGAAGGAGTCGTGGGTCAGGTTGGCGCCGATATCGATCAGATGCATGGGGGCAGCAGAGGCAGGAAAACCCGCGCATTGTACCCGTGCCCGCCATGGCCCCTTATCCTTTGCAGATGAACGCCCCGCAATTCCCCATCTCTCCGCTGCTGCCGCAGATCCAGCAGCACCTGGCCGTGCACCCGCGGCTGGTGCTGGAAGCCCCGCCTGGCGCGGGCAAGACCACCCAGGTGCCGTTGGCGCTGCTGGATGCGCCGTGGCTGGAGGGTCGCAGGATCATCCTGCTGGAACCACGCCGGGTGGCCGCGCGCAGTGCCGCGATGTTCATGGCGCGCCAGCTCGGTGAGGAGGTCGGCGGCATCGTCGGCTACCGCATCCGCTTCGAGAACAAGGTATCGGCGCGCACGCGCATCGAGGTCGTCACCGAGGGCATCCTGACCCGGATGCTGCAGGACGATCCAATGCTGGAAACCGTGGGTGCGATCCTGTTCGATGAATTCCACGAGCGCCACCTCAGTGGCGACCTGGGCCTGGCGCTGGCGCTGGACGTGCAGTCGCAGCTGCGCGATGACCTGCGGTTGCTGGTGATGTCGGCGACGCTCGATGGCGAACGCCTGGCGCGCTTCCTCGATGCACCACGACTGAGCAGCGAAGGCCGCAGCTATCCGGTGGCGATCAGCCACTTCCCTGCCCGGCGTGACGAGGCGCTGGAACTGCAGGTGCGGCGCGCGGTACAGCAGGCGCTGGCCGAGCACCCCGGTGACCTGCTGGTGTTCCTGCCCGGCCAACGTGAGATCGCGCGCGTGCAGGCAGGCCTGCAGGACAGCCTTGCTGGCGCTGCGGTGGACGTATTGGCCCTGCACGGTGAACTGCCGGTGGAACAGCAGGCACGCGTGCTGCAGGCCGCCAGCGACGGCCGCCGCCGCGTGGTGCTGGCCACCAACGTCGCCGAATCCTCGGTGACCCTGCCCGGCGTGCGCGTGGTGATCGACAGCGGCCAGGCGCGCGAGCCGCGCTACGACCCCAACAGTGGATTCACCCGCCTGGACGTGGTCGCCATTGCGCAGGCCTCGGCCGACCAGCGTGCCGGCCGTGCCGGGCGCGTGGCCGAGGGCGTGGCCTGGCGGCTGTGGCCGCAGTCGCAGCGGCTGGAACCGCAGCGTCGCGCCGAGATCGACCAGATTGAACTGGCCGGCCTTGCGCTGGAACTGGCCGCCTGGGGCAGCAGCGACCTGCGCTTCCTTGACCCGCCACCGAGCGGGCCGATGGCCGCCGCACGCGAACTGCTGCAGCGCCTGGGCGCGTTGTCGAGCAGCGGCGCGATCACTGCACTCGGCCGTCGCGTGCTGGCGCTGGGCACCCATCCGCGGATGGCCGCGATGCTGCTGGCCGCAGCTGATGCCCGCGCGCAGGCGTTGGCCGCCGATCTGGCGGCATTGCTGGAAGCTCGTGACCCATTGCGCCAGGGCGGTGATGCACTGGCCGCACGCTGGCGCGCACTGGCGGCCTTCCGCAACGGCCGTGCGCCGGCCGATGCCAATCGCAGTGGCCTGGCCGCCATCGATGCCGCTGCCAAACAGTGGCGCCGTCGCCTGCGTTGTGACGCTACACCGCCCGCCAGCATCGAGGCCCACGAACTGGGCGACCTGCTGGCCCATGCCTTCCCCGACCGCATTGCCTTCCAGCATCCGAACGACCCGCTGCGTTACCTGCTGGCCAACGGCCGCAGCGCCCGCCTGCATGAACTGAGCGACCTGCGGGGCGAACCGTGGCTGGTGGCCAGCGAACTGCGCTTCGAGGCGCGCGACGCGCTGCTGCTGCGCGCCGCACCGGTGGATGAAGGCTATCTGCGCAGGCACTGGCCCGAGCGCTTCGTAACCGAAGACGCGGTGCGCTGGGATGACACCCGCCGCGCCCTGGTCGCGCTGCGCGAAACACACTTCGACCGCATCGTGATGGACAGCCGTTCGGCTGGCCGGGTTGATCCGCAGCTGGCGGCGCAGGCACTGACCGACGCCGTTGCCGAGCTTGGCCTGCAGGCATTGCCATGGACCGACGGTCTGCGCCAGTGGCAGGCACGGGTGGAATCGCTGCGGCGCTGGATGCCGGAGCTGGGCCTGCCCGACTGCAGTGATGCCGCATTGCTGGCCAACCGTGCGCAGTGGCTGCAGCCGGCGTTCGCGGGCAGGGCACGGCTGGATGCACTGGACGAGGCCAGTTTCGGCGAAGCGCTGAAGTCGGCACTGGAATGGTCGCAACGGCAGCTGGTCGAGCGCCACGCGCCCACCCGGATCACCGTGCCGTCAGGGCTGGAGCGGCCGATCAGCTACGCGCTGGACGGCGAAAGCGGCGAGCCGTTGCCGCCGGTGCTGGCGGTGAAGCTGCAGGAGTTGTTCGGCCTGGCCGATACGCCACGCATCGCCGATGGCCGGGTGCCGCTGACCCTGCACCTGCTGTCGCCGGGTGGCCGGCCGTTGCAGGTCACCCAGGATCTGCGCAATTTCTGGGAAAACACCTACGCCGAGGTGAAGAAAGAGATGAAGGGCCGTTACCCGCGCCACCCGTGGCCGGACGACCCTTGGACGGCTACCGCGACCCACCGGGCCAAGCCGCGCGGGACGTAATGCGCGCCGACACCCCGCCCGTTCCTGAATGGCTGCGGTAGAGTCACACCACGCGCCCGCCTGACTGACATACCGTTTACGGGCAACAGGCGACACTGGACTTCGACCCGAGGCAAGGACACCCCCGCATGAGCAAGCTGACCGTAATCACCGACCGCGCCCTGGAGCGCGCCCTCGACCTGGCCCATACCGCAGGCGATGGCCTGAAGAGCGCGGGCGGCAGCCTGCGTCACCTCGGCCCGCAGGCCAGCGACTGGATCAAGACCGGTGCCGCCCTTGGCGCGGTGAAGACCGGCGGCAAGGTCGCCACCAAGTTCGCCCGCCGCAATCCGGCGGTGACCATCGCGGCAGCTGCCGTGGGCGTAGGCCTGCTGGGCTATGCGCTGTACCGCAAGCAGCAGAAGAAGAAGGCCGCCAACGGCCATGTGGTCAACGGCCAGGCCCAGCGCATCAACGCGCGCGATCGCCGCAACGACACCGTGGTCGACGAGCACAGCGATATCGGCAGCGACGCCTGATTGACCGGGGTCGGAACCCTTCCGCAGGAAGGGCTCTGACCCAATGACGCTGCACGAGGGTCGGACGCCGCAAGGCCTCCGGCCTTTTTTTCAGCCGATCTGCCGCCACTGCCCGGGCTGCAGGTCATCCAGCCGGTACGGCCCCATTGCAGCGCGTACCAGCCGCAGCGTCGGCAGGTTCACCGCAGCGGTCATCCGCCGCACCTGGCGGTTACGCCCCTCGCGGATCGTGATCGCCAGCCAGCTGTCGGGCACCGTCTTGCGGAAGCGCACCGGCGGATCGCGCGGCCACAGTTCAGGCGCAGGATCGAGGCGCTCGATTTTCGCCGGCAGCGTCGGCCCGTCATTGAGCACCACGCCATCGCGCAGCTGCTGCAGCTGCCCGTCGCTGGGCGTGCCTTCCACCTGCACCCAGTAGAGCTTGTCCGCCTTGTGCTTCGGGTCGGTCAACTTGTGCGCCAACGTACCGTTGTCGGTCAGCAGCAGCAGGCCTTCACTGTCATGGTCGAGGCGGCCGGCAGCGTAGACGCGCGGCGGCAAACCGAAGCCGGCCAATGTCGGCCGCGGCGGCACGCTGCGGTCGGTGAACTGGCAGAGCACGTTGAACGGCTTGTTGAAGGCAATCAGCATCGCGGGGACGGCAGGCGGCGGGCAGGGCATTGTCCCATGCCACGCCGCGTGCTCGCCGGGCATGGTCCGGCGCTACCGGGTCACGGCTTCACGAAACGCAGGGTCATGCGGTCACTTTCACCGATGGCCTGGTACTTGGCGT
This region includes:
- a CDS encoding TatD family hydrolase, which codes for MHLIDIGANLTHDSFDRDRDAVLGRARQAGVVQMIITGASREHSPLALQLAQQHPGFLYATAGVHPHHAVEYTDECDAEMRALHAHAEVVAVGECGLDYFRDFSPRPAQHRAFERQLQLAADNGKPLFLHQRDAHADFMAQMKNFEGRIGPAVVHCFTGERQELFDYLDQDWYIGITGWLCDERRGGHLRELVKNIPANRLMIETDAPYLLPRTLKPMPKDRRNEPVFLSHIVEELARDRGEDVQTTAANATAATRAFFRLPDAA
- a CDS encoding pseudouridine synthase translates to MLIAFNKPFNVLCQFTDRSVPPRPTLAGFGLPPRVYAAGRLDHDSEGLLLLTDNGTLAHKLTDPKHKADKLYWVQVEGTPSDGQLQQLRDGVVLNDGPTLPAKIERLDPAPELWPRDPPVRFRKTVPDSWLAITIREGRNRQVRRMTAAVNLPTLRLVRAAMGPYRLDDLQPGQWRQIG
- the hrpB gene encoding ATP-dependent helicase HrpB, with translation MNAPQFPISPLLPQIQQHLAVHPRLVLEAPPGAGKTTQVPLALLDAPWLEGRRIILLEPRRVAARSAAMFMARQLGEEVGGIVGYRIRFENKVSARTRIEVVTEGILTRMLQDDPMLETVGAILFDEFHERHLSGDLGLALALDVQSQLRDDLRLLVMSATLDGERLARFLDAPRLSSEGRSYPVAISHFPARRDEALELQVRRAVQQALAEHPGDLLVFLPGQREIARVQAGLQDSLAGAAVDVLALHGELPVEQQARVLQAASDGRRRVVLATNVAESSVTLPGVRVVIDSGQAREPRYDPNSGFTRLDVVAIAQASADQRAGRAGRVAEGVAWRLWPQSQRLEPQRRAEIDQIELAGLALELAAWGSSDLRFLDPPPSGPMAAARELLQRLGALSSSGAITALGRRVLALGTHPRMAAMLLAAADARAQALAADLAALLEARDPLRQGGDALAARWRALAAFRNGRAPADANRSGLAAIDAAAKQWRRRLRCDATPPASIEAHELGDLLAHAFPDRIAFQHPNDPLRYLLANGRSARLHELSDLRGEPWLVASELRFEARDALLLRAAPVDEGYLRRHWPERFVTEDAVRWDDTRRALVALRETHFDRIVMDSRSAGRVDPQLAAQALTDAVAELGLQALPWTDGLRQWQARVESLRRWMPELGLPDCSDAALLANRAQWLQPAFAGRARLDALDEASFGEALKSALEWSQRQLVERHAPTRITVPSGLERPISYALDGESGEPLPPVLAVKLQELFGLADTPRIADGRVPLTLHLLSPGGRPLQVTQDLRNFWENTYAEVKKEMKGRYPRHPWPDDPWTATATHRAKPRGT